The following is a genomic window from Babesia bovis T2Bo chromosome 4 map unlocalized Chr4_1, whole genome shotgun sequence.
CAGGCTAATCCTGCTCCTGTCAATGTTCTTGTGTAATGAATTCTCCTGTCCGTTGTTAATTTGAATGAATTCCACGTTAATCATCTCATCCGATTTGTAATCATTAGATATGTAATTCTCAATACCCCCGTCATTAAGGTTCGTCTTGTTTCTTCTAGGAGGCTCAATCAATCCAAACATGTGAGCATTGATTTTACTTGTAAAGTATCGAACATATCGTCCCGGCTTCACGCTGTCCATCATAGTCAACTTCTTGTTGAACAGAGTCTCAGTGCGTGTGGATATGTTGTCATAAAAATCAGGTTCATACATGTCACCTTGGGGGAATAAGTTCAACGCCAACTCATTTCCATCTTCAAGGTTGTCTCGCAGGCTCCCTCCGTAGTATTTCAAAAACTCTTCAGGGGGAACCGGTAACTTCATGATGGTGTAATTACCTGTCATCATTTTCTGTACTACCTCAACAAATTGTCTTATAAATAACGCGATAGATTCCCGTAAGCTCTGTGGATTCAACCGATTCATACGCTGCTCAAGCATTTGAAGAGTACGTTCGAGTTCCATCTTCTTTCTAACGAGCTTACGCTCTAAATTGCGAAAAGTGTTGGCAACCAATGTCTGATATTTGCTATCAAGTGTAGTCAAAAATCCATTGATACTGAACATCTGAAGTAATCGCTCAACGACCGTCATACCCTCAATGCTATAGGCATCACCCTTGGACTCAAACGAAGTCTTAATCAAATCTTCAACTTCTCGCTGTCCCATAGCTATCTGCCTCTTCATCTCAGCCTTATTGGCAATAAAATCGCCAGACTCTTTGGCCTGAATAGAAAGGGAAAACAACTCAAGCAAATGGAGAGGCAGCATATTTCCCCTAGAATCAATTACACTACGCTTTAAAACACGCTCTAACAGCTGCTCAGCTGTTCTGATGTCTGTTTTTTCATTGAGCAAAAACTCCCTTGCCCGTGTACCAACTACTACAGTCTGATGAGGTGATAACCCTAAGCCTGTAGGAGGAGCTGTTGTTATAAATTCCCTCAACGACCACGGCCAGTTGGCAGGATCATCGGAACTCTTCTTAACTAAAATGTATAAATCATTTGGATTGCTCTTTACATAATTACGAACTACATTCCTTGTGAATTCAGCACCGACTTTAGAATCATCCTTTATTCCAGGTAAATCAACAAATATGGCATTAAGACCATTAGGTACAAAAACCTCAACTTCTAGCTCTTCAGCAATGATACTGTCACCGATATTTTGCATATGCTGTCTCATGGCGTCCTGAACTGATCTTATGTCCATAAGCTTACCGTTAAAAAGACACCATATTTTCCCTCCAGAAAGTTCTTCTGATGAAATTTGAACATTCATGGAAGCTGCAACATCATTGATTACTTCCATTGGCCTCATTATAATCACGACTGGTTGTTTAGTACCGGTATCCGTGCTAGAATAACCGATGGGCCCACCCATGATAAAATCGAGTACAGTGGTCTTTCCCATTGACTGCTGGCCGAAAACTACGAGCCTCGGTACCTCTGCATCCAGGCCACCCACCTTCATTATATGATAACAGTGGATGAAGATGAGGTTAGGATCGCCGGTTTTCTTTATAAGCTTCAGGTAATCCTGCGCCTTGACCAGCGCTTCCGGGCGTAATGTTGTCATGTCTTCAATCGACATTTTCGATTTATAAAAATCAGTAGCCATTGTTCAGTGTGTAAGAAAGCATCTATGCTCCAGATTCGGCATCCTAGTGACCTCAAAATTCGTCCTCTGACGATTTTATAATGACACTACCTTTTGCTATACAATAATGGTTAATGTGTGCGTAATGGAGAATATATTAGTGTTTTCTCAAATAAAGGCATATGCCGCGCTTCCCCATACACAGTCCTCCTCTGACCGTGCAATGAAGTACACGAATGCTAAAGAGTTCATTAGTATAGGAGAAATAATGATTTAACcaggtgtatatatatagggGCTGACTGTCTTCCTTTTGCGGCGCAACTACCCCTGCCCATGTCTAAAGTATGAAGCCAGGAGCGCGTTTCGAAATCTTTCGCGCGTTAGGAATTAACTATTATGGTTTTCACGTCAGAAAAAATAAGGTGTATGACTATGTTTCGCTCGTAGTATGCACTACCCTTATCGGTACTTCGATTTATTTAGGTACGCGCAGTGGGAATTAACTTATACCTTTTAGGCGTTTCTTTTGTTTACAACTGGCGTCAATCAATGAAACTCATGCGATATCACCATGCTAGACTAGAGGTAGGAGCCTATTCAACTTGTTATATCTAAACTAGGTGGAGCGTGAaggatatatcaaaatGATCAAGGAGGCGCGCGagaaaaatatattgcCACCTCGAAAATCGCAAGATGATTCTAAGAAATAATGAAAAGAATCCATCCAAATTAATTTCTTTTAAACACAAACCATTTACGCAGTAGGTTTTGTGCAGGGAAGTACAGCAATGCTAATTTCTGCAACACAATCTTGACCACGTTAACAAAAATCCAACGCGGTATGTACTCCGCGATCCTAAACGGCATGGCTCCCATAAAATTGGAGTACTCATATCGGGGTTTTCGCTGGTCCAGAGCCTGAAGTATCGTTCTGGCAACGATGTTACAATCCTGACCACAATTCAATAATATTCCTAAAATTCTATTATATCGGTATTTGGTTACATACTGTATGACTCTCTCATGACCTCTGTGCTTGTCAGTGGGCATTCACATGCTGTAGTGTTATTAAATAATGTAACCATTATGATGACCCATTTACATTAAAATTATCCACGTTACAACATAGCCATATATTTGATTAATACTATCATGAATTTGGGTCTGAACATAAAACAAATCTTTTAAAACCTACGTGGATTATGCAGTCTTAAATCCTTCACAAACAAATTCGTGTTTTTCAGTGCTCCAGGACGAATTATCACCGGGTATATGCCACTGTCATGTAACTCATGACATAATGTTTCATGGATAGCTGATATACCATATTTGGAAGTCACATAGGCACCTTGTCCTGGCAGAGAATTCCTATCCAGTACACTTGAGATGAATATAACTCGGGGCTGATTACCATTTTCATGTGCTTTCAGCATATTGGTAAAACATAACACAGTAATTAATGAGCCAAACAAGTTAGTATTTATCACTTCATTCCACATGGAGATTTCCTTTTTACGTGTATCCTTTGTTACAAAAGCTTCCTGAATATCGATGTGATGCATAATTTGTAGCTCAGTTGATAGTTATACAATAATGTAACAATACACGAAGAAACCTACGGTTAGTAATGAGAATCTCCAAATAGCTGCATTGTTAATTAACGCATAAAGAGGCGGTACTATGCCATTGTCTATCAATTCTTTAATGTCGATTCTTATAGATTCAATTTCATCTTGGTTGGCGACATCACCGAGGAATGAACAACCTAACTTCATGAAATTAATTCTACTGTTGTTAATATCATGACTAACAAAATTTGGATCGATGGCCCGATTGGCACGAATACGCCCATCATTTGTCTTACAGATTGCGATAACATAGTAGGCATGTTTAGGAAGGATGCGACATAATTCCAAACCTATGCCACTGTCGCATCCTGTCACTAATACAGATGCTTCTAACATGCATATGACGCAATGTAATGTACACCTAAGGATTACAAGTGCAACATCGATTATAATGTGGAGCACATGTAAcgaatatacacattagcATTGGGGCAAATTCGGCTCCGTAATCATTCTATATTTGTGTAACCAACATATAACGCTttcaaatatattgtttccCACACTAATTAGCATATACAAGTCAAATGTGTGACTATTCAACCACTATTTGCCTATAATTTTCTTATGAATAGACATAATCAATTGGATGCTATATCCTTGTAATTTTAATGAACATAATGTAAAGGAATACAGTAGCTAGTAGTTTTGTCATTCTGTTATTACAACCTTACCTAGTCATTAGTTTTATAAGATACACTAATGCTTCTAGTGAACATGAGAGCACCTATTATTGTGTCAATCCTCTAAGACTCACCACTTGTATCATCAAAAGTACCATagatatatgttgaaaCGTACATTCATTGATTCTCAGCTAATGTTATTATTGATTAGTAAACCATAACTATCTTAACAATGTCATCACTTAGCAGTTCATCAGAATATTTCGAACAGAGAGCTTCCACATGGAAAAGAATTTTCAATTTTAGATCAAGTAGTCGACAAGTAAACGTAATCAGTAGGACGAATGCTCTAAAAAACTGGGACACCACATGCCCTCTAGATAGTAGGGATAACGAAGTGAACGAACCATCTGCTAATTCTTTAAGAACTTATATATTCGATGCTGACGGTGGCGCTCATGGTTTTTATGATGCTAATAATAATGTCCAAACTCTGAATCACGAGTATGATGGATCCCGTGTTATGTTTTTAGACTCTTGCATCATAACTCCGAATTGCAACAATGACGTAGAAAAGTGCGAGAAAGTTGATAGTGGTACTATTAAATCCATTGGGAATAACAGAATCGAAGAAAAGTTTTATCATCCAAGGGAACTGAATGACAATGTTGGGAAACATGAAATGTTATCTAATTCGAAGTTAGTATTTGAAAAACAAACAAGTAGCAATACTATTGttacagaagaagaagTTTTAACTAATGTGCTTTGCAATGGAACATCTACTGATGTCGAATACAAGATTCTGGAAACACCCAATAATGAAGTTACTAAGaatgatgaaaatgatgGTGTAGAAAACGATGCATCAAAAATAAGTGATAACAATGATGTACTATTGACAGGGAACGCAGAAATTAATTTTGTAAATATTGTCGATGGAAGCAAATATTGCAATGatgatgttgttgttgGTAATCGGGCAAATGAATCATCCGATGAAGTTGAACACGAGCTCATTCCCACCGTGTCTATGGACCACGATACATTACTACAGATTGTACCTCCACGTTACCCGCTACCACATTGTACAAGTTCAACAATTCCAATGAATACATGTTATAGAGGAAGGTTCTTTATGGTGCTTGAAAGAATACTGTTCAATATAACAAGAAATACATTCAAAAGATTATCACGTTGTATAAATCGTGGTTCAGAGCATAATATAACAGCGGAGTGTATCAGCAGACAAAGGAATTTGTTTTTCAAAAAACGTTGGGCTAAGCCTCTATGCGACACTCCAATGGAGAAAACAGAAACGGAAGCCACTGATGAAAGTATGTATTACGAAACAGAGCTTTCAGAAGATGAGTATACATCAGATTTTAATGAAGAAGGTATCATAGAAAAGAtgaaatacaaaaaatataaaaaaatAGACACATACCCAATAGAGTGTAGGTTGGAGATTTCAATAATATCAAGAAAACTGAAACTTTTAAAGAGACAAGTACAACATAAAAGCAAGATCAGGTTTTTACCAACTCATTGCTATTTGCATCCCACAAAAATTCATTATAATGAAGAACATTGCTGAAAATATACATCCTAAAAAATGAGTATCATATATCACTACACAATAATTGTAACTAACACTAATATCAGAATGTAATCATTAGATATATGCCTGTGTTAGATGAATTTCACATCAACTATCAATCCATACGTGATTTCTTTTATTCTCTCCAATACAGCTTGAATGTCAGGCACATAGGATTTAACGTTGTTATGTGATATTTCAGCAAGTGGGTAACTCGCTGTATTTACTTCCGATGGGATACATGCAAGTGGATTTATCTTGACATATATCTGCAAATGTTTCAGATCACTGTGAAAACCATTGAAGTGTAATTCATTATACGCGATTTCTAGCAAGCCTCCAAAATTGTCCCGCAATTCATCCAGTACTACATTCAACAAATATTGGGCTTCGTCAAATGTGacttttatatttttagcACCATCTGAAAATTTAAGTTTGCGATAGATGTTATCTAGTGTGATAACAAAATTGTAGCCAGCTCTATCTACATTGAAGTATGATAAGAGTTTCATAGAGTATATCTCCTTGCTTTTCAAGAAATTACTGCATTGAAGTATAAATCTTTTTGCCATAAGTGCTGTTGGCATCCTGGAAGCAAGACAGTAAGGGTCTTCAGGCGTGCTAACCCAAAAGAAAGACATCCACTGCCGTTTATTCAAAATCAATGAATCATAGTTAAATTTCTCATCACGTATTACCATGGGTTGAGTTATCCAATCATAGTGTGCTACCAGGTAAAGGAATCTATAGAAACCAGTCCACCCTGACGTTGCTTGCGATAACATAAAATCGTTAGATCCGAAGATAAAACAGTTCGACATTTCACATAGGAATTCATTATTAGGTAACAGGCAATCTGCAGCAAATGCCTTTGACAGACGTACGGAAGCAGAGTAACTAGGGCATTTTAAGGCAACCACCTTACACCTTTCTAAATGTAAAGACCTAAAATAATCTCGTACAACTGATAGCTCATCTTCTGTAGGAGGCGTGTCAGTATCTGGGTCAAAATCTCGTATACTTTTAACTATAGGAAGATACTCACATTGGCATAACATTTTCATACTCAATTTAACTTTGTGAAATTCAATTTCCATTTCGCCATCAACGGTGATGTTTGACTTTATTCCATGCTTCTTATTAAGCTCTTTTAAAATGGCAATGGCCAGCGCCACCTTTACACCAGCAATAGCCTTAGGTTCGTTTGGCCATTTATTTGAGCTCTCCAATTCAATCAGCACTCTATGTCTTAAATCAGAAGGTCCAAAATCGATATAGGCAAATTCAGGACtacatgtatatacattacagACACTAAGCGGAACATTTCTCAATGATCTTAATATACCATTAAGATCATTGAATAGATTCATTAAAGAAGACCTGTAGCTATTGAGCAATCGTGGATTTACTTCAACCATTGGAGAGTGGACGTATATAGTTTGCCTGTTGTGGCTGTTCCCATCAAATTTACGTTTCTTTGTGTCACCGTTAATATCAACAATCGATAAATCAGTAAAATGCAATTTTAATAGCAACTGGATTATACGTAAATTTACGTTAATACCGGAGCAAATTTGCAGGCTTACAGCGGAATTGCGACATGGAGGTTCACCTTGGATGACTTTATCCCACAGCAAACATTCTGATATAGATCCATCATCAAAGCTTCTTGTTTCAACTAATGTACCCCAAAAATTGCGGAAATAAGTACATTCCGGCGAGCTAGTAAGAGGGCCTACATCGGTAGAACGTTGAATGTTCTCATCAAAACTGACCATTACCAATAGAGCACCTTCATGCGTATATcgaaaatgaatataacgtAATCGATCCTTCAGCCCATATTCAAGAACGTGTTTTAGGTTCCACGCGGTATATTCGTGGACTCTTAATTCCCATAGTTTACTCTTCACCTTTGGGCATTCAGGTATGTaaaatatgatatcatagtggcattttataTCACAGCTAATTTCAAACAATTGCCCATAAAGGAATGGACTAGACATGTAGTCTGTAGCACCAACGGATATCCTTGCTTTATCAATAAGTTCCTGTAAAACAAATACTGTCTGATGACATATGTTATGCGATTTATCACGATCAGTATAAAACTGTGGTATGAATATATCATGATTTTCTGTGACGAACTCAGTATTCCCTGGCACAGTAGCTTCATTAGACATTATTTCTGTTTTTTTGGACCCAAgaatataaatatgtttTTTTGTATCCATTGATGCCAAGAACTTCAAACAAGCGAGAAATAATGGAAAAGACTCCACGTCGCATGGATACTTATTTATCTCAATGACATGTACCAAAAGAAGCAACCAAAAAGTGTCAGTTAAACCACTGTTGATTTCCATATCCAATCTATGATTGTTTCCCGAATCCGTATTCATAGCGTTCAATAAATAAGGAAGATTAGTCACATGTGACACACCTTGTTTGGTAGCCCAAACACTTAATAAAGTAAAAGCGTCTTTCATGCGCCTGTATTTATGATTTGTTTCCGTTATTCTGGATTCAATAGCGTCTCTTTGAAGATCCTCTGAAATAGAACTGTTATAAGTAGGAGTTGGCCATAATGTATTAGACTGTTCGCtttcattgatatcaaCCAGTGTCGTCGTTGGTATCCTGACGTTGTTGCGATTTATTTCCAATGGACTTATTTTGAAAGTATTTGAAGGTATGTGTGCACCTATACGTATCAAAAATCTTATATTATTTACACTGAAAATGAGGTGTATCTTCACCTTGTAATTGTCATAGTCCAATGAACTGGTTATGTTCTCTCCAAATTGTTTACGGAAGTCATCAGCACAAAGTAAAGACTGCATATCATCATATAGTTTGCATAACCAGGCATTGCGTTTGTTAAGATACCGATAGTTGATGTAATCTTTTGGGTTGAAGATCGAAGATGGCAGCTCAATTGATAAGTCGATAGTAGGAGATTCATGATTCACATAACCTATTGCTGCAGATCCCGTTTTTAAGACTTTATCCACTGCTCCATAGTTGTAGTCTGACCAATATGATTGGAAACCACACTTGAAAAACTTGGAATAACGTTCATCCTTCAATATGGAGTCGTTTAACCTCGATGTAGGAACATTTTTTATGAAGTCTATAATTGTATCAATGAAACCATTTAGTTGCATAACCGTATTTCCATTATTCAATTGGTTCAAGTCTAACGCATGATTTCTTATCAACCTTTTGATGCGACTCAAGGGCAGCGACCTTCCATAAACAAAACCCTCATCAAGCAACTGTTGCACATGGGCTCCATCTGATTTATTCAATACAGTGTTGCTTATATTTTTCACCTTTCGCTTACGAGGTCGTTTTTTATTCTccattttttaaaatttatTAAGTGATATAGAATATTCACGAATTATTTATCAATATTACGACATATTGCGATACTAATTCAACAAATGTTGTGTGTATagacatttatatatatataaaacctACAATCGAAAGATATATTTCTTAGTTAAGTGTTACACCCGATGTGTATTTGTAAGGGTGTGATTCTACATTCGATATACGTTATATAACGCAACAACAACCAGAATGTATAGAAATACATCTAGTCATTATCATTTCTTGGGGATAGGCTCAAGAATTTGGAATGGCTTTAAAATACACTGCTTGTTGAAGAACTCATTTGGTTTTTCGATCGATAGACCATAAAGATTCTTTTGCAATATTATTTGCAACGCTCTTCGTTGTAAGGCCTCGTCAGCTGTGTCAACGTCTTTGTTACGCATATAGTCTTCAGGATTCCTAGATATATAAGGATGAAAATGACGGCAGAACTCGTCGAATGTTATCCGTTTCCTCATGTTAAATCTTCGGAAATCATCTAATTCACGCAACATCATATGTTCCTTGTGATCGTctgttatataaaaatagCTTCTAGTAAGATCATCTTTTAAAATAGCATATTCCAGGCTGGATAGGAAAACTTGATTAAATTTTTTGTTAGGTCGAACCAATTTGAGTGGTGTGAAATATTGTTCAACACCACCGCTACATTGAAGAAATGTATCACGCAATATGGTTGCCGATGCTTTAATATTTGGTAATAGCCATCTTTCAAACCAGACGGCGAACCTTAAACGTTTTGTTGGAACATTTTCCCTGAGTAAACAGTTCTTTGTAACGTCCTCACATTGCTTCATCAATTGACAATCAGTTCCCTGTTGTACATCCCAGGATTCGGTTGGTTGATGCCCTCCCCAGTTTAACTTACTAATGCGCAATGATTCCGCGTACATTAACTCGTCGCTCTTTTCAGGTAGTGAGTTTCCTGGTGAGTCGATAACGCTTATTTGACTTTCCTCTAGTTTCGTTGTATGTCTAGGTGAATTATATTCCTTAACAGTAGGAGCATTGGGCGAATGTACACTGGCCTCTGACACATTTGTTTCCACAGAAGGAAACCTTACGCTTTTCCCGTTGGAAAACTGTTTATTTATCTCTATTGATTTGCATTCAACCGTATTAAGTAATTGTTCTTTTTCAGTAACTGTCTCGACATGATGATCCACAGTGTCCGCTTcatttatatcatcatCTCCAGCATCTGCATTGGTAATATCCTGTTCAACAACATTACTGTGCCTCTCACTACTTGGTCCACACATTAACTTCTCACGATCTAAAAGTCTCGATCTAAACTTTTCATCCACCGAGAATATCTTGGTCACTGGCTCTTCAATTACAGTACCACCACGGTATTTGCTATTTAATGAACTATAGCGGTTGCTTAATTCAACATTTAGACCTCCTTTATCCGATTTATTCACTGAATGTGTACGATGGGAAAGTGGATAATCAAAATAATTTACATCTTGTTGAAGACCGAAGTGAATATCCAACGCACCAACACGTTGAAATACCTCGTATAACAGAGCTGCATTTTTAACATTAATAGCATAAGGCAATCTCGGGTCTGCACAAGAATGATGAGGTATATATAAGGAAAACATAGCAGAACAAAAATGGTCAATCGCAACGTAACGTAAACATACCTTCGGCAAGCGAAGCTGCGAATAACTGATTCTGGTATTCGTCCATTATTTACAAATGTATTTGGATAGTAATAAAGTCACATCATAATGCTTTCTGTAAAATAACTTCTATAACATGTTTCATTTAATGTGCACCGGGTGCCTTCGATGTGTCATGGCTGACATTCTAACCAAAtgtttgtttatttataaAATGGCAATTGGTATCATTTACACATCTTGTTTAAAAatgatgtgtataaaaATAATTGAAATGTGTTGTGAATAACATCATACGCGATGGGTCAATGTAGTATCTAAGCAGGTGTTGTTTTCCCCTATAGTGCTGTGGATAAAACAAAGGCTGAATACTACTTTCCACGGGAaacaatgatatatcacatttaaAAACCGATTAGATTACTTGTCTAACTTATCCATCTCTGTGGAAAATATGGTGTCCATGATGGACATGTTAGATACCATACTGTCTAGTAGATCAACAGGAACACCCACGTTTAGTAATCTCGCCATATAATTTTGATAATTTGTCGAACGCTGCGTGTACTTGTTATGCAATCCCTCGATATCAgtttttgatattttataacaatTTATACTTTCCAACAGATGCTGTAACACGTTTCTTTGGCGTTCGCTCGTAGAACTGGATAATCGGTATCTAGTAGTGTCGAGCAATGAGCCGTTAGACAAATCTCTTAACGCGATGCCCTGTGTACAAAGAAACCACATACGAAGCATCTTGAGGTAGCTCAAGAACAAATCTCGTTTGTACGCAGGCATGCGATCTTCCGATATAATAGATGCCAATTTCTCGTCAAATGACGAGTCAGTTGGTAACAATATGTCAATATTATGCTCTTCGAGAAATTGGAGTTCCTGTATAAGTTTGTTTAGAGCCTCAACTTGTATAGCTGCAGTCCTATTCGTTGTGGACCGTCTTACATTAGTGTTACTTTCATTTACAGTTGACCATACATCGAATGCACGAACCACTACATTCGATCTTAATTCGCCTTCCACGGCTAGATTAAGCCCTTGTAATACGTAAAAGTTAGAGTTCGTCGTTGACGGATTTGTAGTTGACCTATTTGATTCCGGTGGTTCGCTTGTATCAGAAGCCTCCACATTTGTCACATCATTCTTAGGTGGTGGTGGAGGGGGAGGGTTGTCGTCGAACATTCTACCACAAGAACAATGATACATACCATCTTCATCTACATAACTAACGGGTTTGTCTGCATTTTCTGATTCAGGTGGGCCCTGTGCTACAGATTCAGTATCTGAATCTTTAGAGAATTTCGCTATCCTTATACGCCTGATCAATGATATATCTGTTTCGGTAGGTTTTTTTGTCAACTCCTGAGCTTTTGCTTCCTCCTTTCTAGCAGCCATAGCCCTTTTACACGATTCCGTATGATAATCCTCGTCAAAAAAGTCTATATTCCCAGTGGAGCTATGGCCATCAGTTGGCTTACTATCCTGATCGTATTTAGGATCCATGCAGTCATTACTTCTTTCTGATTGATTCACGCCATCCAATGGATCtttgtttattttatcTTCAGGATCATCTAGGGATTCATTGCCACCTCGTGCTTCGTTGTCGTTTGTTGTGACGACAATATTATAACTTCTATGAAGTTGCTCCAGCCTATTTCGTAAGATTCTAAGTTTACGCATTAATTTTGCTGCTGAAGTGTGCATCTTAAAATTCAGATTTTGGCCATCAGTAAGCCCACGCACAACGATACCTGGCAATTCTATGCGCTCTACAATATCTTCCTTATTATCATCCATTTCTTTATTGGTAACCGGCTCATCGGGAACATTGTTAGCATCAATTTCAGACTGAGTATGGGATTCATTGTTATTTATAGTATGCAAGGCTGGAACATTTACAGATTTTATCTCCTCTGTTGTGTCAACAACTGGATTAGGCATGTCTTCCCATTCTTGTTGTTCAGAAGAGCTATCAAGATGTTCCATAGAATACACTTCCGGATTAAATTGATCAAGAGTACGAGAGGAGTTGGAATCAGACCGGTCACTTCTTTTACTAGAGCCGAACCTCTTGAAGTCCAAACCACCAGAAAACAGTCTTTTAAGCCTATTACTACGATCGGACACAGAACTTGCAGTTTCTTTAACAGGTGATTCGTTATTCTTGGATATATTCGAATCCAATGACGATCTGCTGAAACGCTTCCTGAACCACGATTTAATAAAACTACCACGCCTACGTGGCTTCGTAATTTCGGTTGTAGATGTAAAGTCGAATGAAAGGTCAGCATGACGGTTACCAGATGTCGACGCATTTACAGGAGAGCATGCAATAGACTGTAATATGCTATCGGCAGACAGTTGAGAAAAACCTCTTGCAAGGTCTCTATCGATTGGTGTATCAATTGAAGATTCACTAGTCTGACGTTTAACATCACTCGATTGATCTGGTGAATCCActtgtttttgtatatcaatGCCATTATTTTCCTGGATTACATTTGAGGGCTCTATCCCAGATTCATGGGCCTCATTCTCTTTAAGATTGCTTTCATCTGGTTTCTGTACAAAAAACTCATATATTAACCTTCGATTCGCAGTTTTATCTAATATTAATTTCATCATTGGAGCTGAGTAGTTAATAAGTTTTTCCTTAACAGACTCTGGATCATCCTTCCTTCGGCGACGGAAAATCTTGTTCGCTATAAACGTTGATACACGACGCCATGTACGACGAATGAACCTGCGAGTACGAATTTCTAATGCCAATATCCTACGTGCAGTACTATGTTCATGCGAATGGGCGGTATGATCACTTTCAATCGGAGTACGGCATGTTGGACAAGTGGAATGCTGAAATAACCAAGATTTCAGGCAAGATAAATGGAAAATGTGCCCACAA
Proteins encoded in this region:
- a CDS encoding Dynamin family protein; its protein translation is MATDFYKSKMSIEDMTTLRPEALVKAQDYLKLIKKTGDPNLIFIHCYHIMKVGGLDAEVPRLVVFGQQSMGKTTVLDFIMGGPIGYSSTDTGTKQPVVIIMRPMEVINDVAASMNVQISSEELSGGKIWCLFNGKLMDIRSVQDAMRQHMQNIGDSIIAEELEVEVFVPNGLNAIFVDLPGIKDDSKVGAEFTRNVVRNYVKSNPNDLYILVKKSSDDPANWPWSLREFITTAPPTGLGLSPHQTVVVGTRAREFLLNEKTDIRTAEQLLERVLKRSVIDSRGNMLPLHLLELFSLSIQAKESGDFIANKAEMKRQIAMGQREVEDLIKTSFESKGDAYSIEGMTVVERLLQMFSINGFLTTLDSKYQTLVANTFRNLERKLVRKKMELERTLQMLEQRMNRLNPQSLRESIALFIRQFVEVVQKMMTGNYTIMKLPVPPEEFLKYYGGSLRDNLEDGNELALNLFPQGDMYEPDFYDNISTRTETLFNKKLTMMDSVKPGRYVRYFTSKINAHMFGLIEPPRRNKTNLNDGGIENYISNDYKSDEMINVEFIQINNGQENSLHKNIDRSRISLLTPLPSVSVDQMQVPLYAWHKTQSSTGWILVRPIVIDRLPPEIMVQKSNYREIEIANKQIAFRYLDVPENNTADDSEIESTADKLTTTSIKGLTGKDGDKGAKTDHDKSGRDGDKSNRASDKSDKDGSVVVDNDAKNNRYVYFTTCSEIFLEDPKVVPYYNSALEMVSGEHAEAHLLNQLAVTNICNWLKFQIKHMEPDKHFTSEVIYQMLRSVHHVVDRADWEPLIADLVQSNVRGALLHAARLSACAAAAALRRVLKASLAEVFRCIQQTECDQTLYCLSESLHFQEQIDQLCEEYCRQKATECANAMMNLILEQTYSIQFDVAVDIFDYCYQFEKYFVSRAGHRSLMGEALYRVRENFAMRKRRLAMTDIFEKSDAKTSLELIYEEVKVQFWATKMLLASPLATKIYTHFIKDVVDRMSSEMQDPSASGDDELENFLQKNILYETIDGNWVARSNTRMAQDYDVNSKYDRFAQHFHDTKNLLEYVNIALESIALMKRADGGPEFVANLDKDFLGA
- a CDS encoding putative integral membrane protein, whose protein sequence is MKPGARFEIFRALGINYYGFHVRKNKVYDYVSLVVCTTLIGTSIYLGVSFVYNWRQSMKLMRYHHARLEVEREGYIKMIKEAREKNILPPRKSQDDSKK
- a CDS encoding short chain dehydrogenase family protein, whose amino-acid sequence is MLEASVLVTGCDSGIGLELCRILPKHAYYVIAICKTNDGRIRANRAIDPNFVSHDINNSRINFMKLGCSFLGDVANQDEIESIRIDIKELIDNGIVPPLYALINNAAIWRFSLLTEAFVTKDTRKKEISMWNEVINTNLFGSLITVLCFTNMLKAHENGNQPRVIFISSVLDRNSLPGQGAYVTSKYGISAIHETLCHELHDSGIYPVIIRPGALKNTNLFVKDLRLHNPPCECPLTSTEVMRESYRILLNCGQDCNIVARTILQALDQRKPRYEYSNFMGAMPFRIAEYIPRWIFVNVVKIVLQKLALLYFPAQNLLRKWFVFKRN